In one Kitasatospora cineracea genomic region, the following are encoded:
- a CDS encoding CPBP family intramembrane glutamic endopeptidase — MKLVWQILAVVLACAIGGQSATAVQDNPWLSLLVGGLAAVLAVAVYRWVVGRTEQRPVTELAPRGASRALLRGLVIGTVMFGCVMANIYLLGDYRVHGFGSLSGPIGLVGFMAGAAVTEELMFRGLLFRLVERGLGTYAALALSGVLFGAAHLFNKDATLVGAAAIAVEAGGMLAAGYAATRSLWLPIGLHFGWNFAESGIFGTEVSGNGSTHGLLDAATSGSALVTGGEFGPEASGYAVLFGAVMMAVFLRLAHRRGRIVPRRQAGRVNALATLAR, encoded by the coding sequence ATGAAACTGGTGTGGCAGATCCTGGCCGTGGTGCTGGCCTGCGCGATCGGCGGGCAGAGCGCCACCGCGGTCCAGGACAACCCGTGGCTCTCGCTCCTGGTGGGCGGCCTGGCGGCGGTGCTCGCGGTGGCCGTCTACCGGTGGGTCGTGGGGCGCACCGAGCAGCGCCCGGTCACCGAACTGGCCCCCCGGGGAGCGTCCCGGGCCCTGCTGCGGGGCCTGGTGATCGGGACGGTGATGTTCGGGTGCGTGATGGCGAACATCTACCTCCTCGGCGACTACCGGGTCCACGGCTTCGGTTCGCTGAGCGGGCCGATCGGGCTGGTCGGCTTCATGGCGGGCGCCGCCGTCACGGAGGAACTGATGTTCCGCGGCCTGCTCTTCCGGCTGGTGGAGCGCGGCCTCGGGACGTACGCCGCGCTGGCGCTGTCCGGCGTGCTGTTCGGCGCGGCCCACCTGTTCAACAAGGACGCCACCCTGGTGGGCGCCGCCGCCATCGCGGTCGAGGCCGGCGGCATGCTCGCCGCCGGGTACGCCGCCACCCGCTCGCTGTGGCTGCCGATCGGCCTGCACTTCGGCTGGAACTTCGCGGAGTCCGGCATCTTCGGCACCGAGGTCTCCGGCAACGGCAGCACGCACGGGCTGCTGGACGCCGCGACCTCGGGCTCCGCACTGGTCACCGGCGGCGAGTTCGGCCCGGAGGCCAGCGGGTACGCGGTGCTGTTCGGCGCGGTGATGATGGCCGTCTTCCTGCGACTGGCCCACCGGCGCGGCCGCATCGTCCCCCGGCGGCAGGCCGGGCGCGTCAACGCGCTGGCTACACTCGCCCGGT
- a CDS encoding MarR family winged helix-turn-helix transcriptional regulator has product MTRPDPGLAHGWCALTALHGRIEAHVERALQAEHELSVREFSVLDVLSAQHDGDGGHFRMNQLADAVVLSQSATTRLVTRLEDRGLLARYLCPTDRRGIYTNVTPAGLALLEQARPTNDLALTEALDSAGQRPELAPLVTAVRHLAASGS; this is encoded by the coding sequence ATGACCCGACCGGACCCCGGACTGGCGCACGGCTGGTGCGCCCTCACCGCCCTGCACGGCCGGATCGAGGCCCACGTCGAGCGCGCCCTCCAGGCCGAACACGAGCTCAGCGTCCGCGAGTTCTCCGTCCTGGACGTGCTCTCCGCGCAGCACGACGGCGACGGCGGCCACTTCCGGATGAACCAGCTCGCCGACGCGGTCGTGCTCAGCCAGAGCGCCACCACCCGCCTGGTCACCAGGCTGGAGGACCGCGGCCTGCTGGCCCGCTACCTCTGCCCCACCGACCGCCGCGGCATCTACACCAACGTCACGCCGGCCGGCCTCGCCCTCCTCGAACAAGCCCGCCCGACCAACGACCTGGCCCTCACCGAGGCCCTCGACAGCGCCGGGCAGCGCCCCGAACTGGCCCCGCTGGTCACCGCCGTCCGCCACCTCGCCGCCTCCGGCTCCTGA